A window of Candidatus Omnitrophota bacterium genomic DNA:
CACTCGCGTGACCTTGGAAAGAGTGTCCTGCACCAACTCCTTGGCTGACTCGATCATCTTCTCAGCGCCCTTCTCACCCACACCGGGAACCTGAGTCAACGCTTCGACCGAGGCACGAGCAATCATATCCACATTGAGATACCCGGCATCGCGCAAAGCTTCCTCAGTTTTGGCTCCTACCGAAGGCAACTGACTTAAGGCCAGGCCTCGAAGCGCCTCCGCTGCAGACTCGCTGCGAATATCGATCGTCCAACCGGTAAGCTTCGAGGCCAGCCGTACATTCTGCCCGCGTTTCCCAATGGCCAACGAAAGCTGGCTGTCCTCGACTATAATCTCGGAATGCTTGCGCTCAAGATCCACATCCATGCGATCGATCTCAGCAGGATTCAATGCCGCGGCGATGTAGGAGCGAATCTCATCACTCCATCGCACAATATCCACCTTCTCGCCTTGGAGCTCGCGCACAATGGACTTGACACGCGTGCCGCGCATCCCCACACAAGCCCCGACAGAATCCACCTTGTCATCATTGGAGAACACCGAAACCTTGGAACGCTCGCCGGGCTCACGCGCAATGGACTTGATTTCAACGATCCCGTCGTAAATTTCCGGGACCTCCAACTCGAAAAGTTCCTGAATCAATCCCGGATGCGTGCGGGAGAGGATGATCTGCTGCCCTTTGGTGTTGCGCCGCACATCCAGGACATAGGCGCGCAAGCGCTCACCCTGGCGGTATTCTTCCCGCGGAGATTGCTCTCGACGCGGCAATACAGCCTCCGTGCGCCCCAGATCCACAATCAGATCCCCGCGTTCAAACCGGTGGATAATTCCGTTGACCAGTTCACCCACCTTGGCCTGGTACTCTACAAAGACAACGTCACGCTCGGCCTCGCGAATCTTCTGGATGATCACTTGCTTGGCGGTCTGAGCGGCTATGCGTCCAAAATCCGGAGTCTCGTACTTCTCGCCGTTAATGAAAACCTCAATCTGCCCGCTGATCCCGTCCAATGTGACTACAAATTCGTCCGTTTCCTCGCCGCCAATAGTCTTCCGGGCCGCACTCACCAGCGCGGCCTCGACCGCTTCGATGAGCACTTTGCGGCTGATTCCTTTGTCTCTCTCAATATGATCTAAAACTGCAAGCAGTTCGCCGTTCATTATTCTTATGCCTCAGAACCTAAAACGTTATCTTTCGTCGCGCCTTCCCAATATCGGAGCGCTTAATACGGATGACTTCGCCGCTTTCAAGCCCCAATTGAATGCTATCGGCTTCGACAACTTGGAGCGTACCGGTCACTCCCGAAACTCCGGGTGTATCGGAGAAAATCTCGAGCACACTGCCCAAGGCCTTTTCAAAATCCCGGTCCGAACTCAGGGGACGATCGAGGCCCGGGGAGGAAACCTCCAAGACATAGGCCTGATCCAGGGTTCCGGAGGCCTCTAACACATCCCCAATCTTGCGGTTGAGATCCGCGCAGACATCCAGGTTAATGCCCCCGGTCCGGTCCACCAGGATTTCCAGGTGGAGCCGTCCTCCCGAGGGCCGGCAACTGAGTTGGACAAGTTCCGCATCCGCGCCTTCCACCAGGGGTTTGATGATCTCAACTAAAGACCCTTCAAGTGGATGCGACATCTCTTGCCTCTTGCTCAGCGCCAAGTACAAAAAAAAGTGGGTGCATTACCCACTCACAAAAGTCCCTCCGGACTAGGTCCTATGATAGGCAGGTCACGGCCCAGTGTCAAGCCGGGCGGCGCTTCTTCAGTAACCCGGCGACTCCCTGCGGCTTCACCCACTCGCTCTCCTTGGTGCGCCGGTTTGAAAGTTCCACCTCACCTCGTTCGATTCCCTTCTTCCCGATCACCACGCGCCAGGGAATGCCGATCAAATCCGCATCCTTCAGCTTGGCCCCGGTCTGAAGCGGCCGGTCGTCGAGCAGCACCTCGAGGCCTTCGGCCCCCAGCTCAGCGCTGATCTGCTCACCCAAGGCCATGGCTGCCTCCCCCGCGGCCTCCAAGGGCACCACCAACACATCGTAGGGCGCCAGCGATTCGGGCCAGATAATCCCGTCCTTGTCGTGGTTCTGTTCGATGGCGGAGGACACAATGCGGTTCACGCCAATCCCGTAGCAACCCATGACCACCACCTGTTCGGCCCCGGCCTCATCCAGGTACTTCACCTGCAGAAGATCGCTGTAGTGGGTGCCCAGCTTGAACACATGGCCAATCTCCACTGTGGTCGTCAAGCGGAAGGGGTTGCCGGTCCCGTCCAAATCCTGTTCCGTGACAAAGCGAATATCCCCGAGCACCTGCGCTTCGAAATCCCGGCCCGGCTGCACGTGGAGAAGATGTGTGTCGGTCTCATTCGCACCGGAAACACCATCGTGCACTCCCATTGCCGCATGATCCACCACCAGAGTCACTCCGTTCAACCCCACGGGCCCGGCAAAACCCAAGGGTGCCCCTGAAATTTTCTCCACAACCGCCGGAGCGGCCAGCTCTACGGAACGACAACCGAGCAAGCGCGCCAGCTTGATGGGGTTGAGCTCATGATCTCCTCTCACGACCGCAG
This region includes:
- the nusA gene encoding transcription termination/antitermination protein NusA; the encoded protein is MNGELLAVLDHIERDKGISRKVLIEAVEAALVSAARKTIGGEETDEFVVTLDGISGQIEVFINGEKYETPDFGRIAAQTAKQVIIQKIREAERDVVFVEYQAKVGELVNGIIHRFERGDLIVDLGRTEAVLPRREQSPREEYRQGERLRAYVLDVRRNTKGQQIILSRTHPGLIQELFELEVPEIYDGIVEIKSIAREPGERSKVSVFSNDDKVDSVGACVGMRGTRVKSIVRELQGEKVDIVRWSDEIRSYIAAALNPAEIDRMDVDLERKHSEIIVEDSQLSLAIGKRGQNVRLASKLTGWTIDIRSESAAEALRGLALSQLPSVGAKTEEALRDAGYLNVDMIARASVEALTQVPGVGEKGAEKMIESAKELVQDTLSKVTRVMPSFGIRDADDEEGSGEESSRPARRVRGPALSAAEKLFGSDEEEVSAEEEESPEAEPVQEAEPIQDSEDLEDIEEVEEDKQGA
- a CDS encoding ribosome maturation factor RimP; this translates as MSHPLEGSLVEIIKPLVEGADAELVQLSCRPSGGRLHLEILVDRTGGINLDVCADLNRKIGDVLEASGTLDQAYVLEVSSPGLDRPLSSDRDFEKALGSVLEIFSDTPGVSGVTGTLQVVEADSIQLGLESGEVIRIKRSDIGKARRKITF